The following nucleotide sequence is from Candidatus Thermoplasmatota archaeon.
GACAGGATCGCGATGGCGACGATGCCCCAGCCAAGGACGCTGCGGTCGGCGACGGTCGCAAAGGCGGTTCCGGAAAGCGCCCACTGTGCGACGGGCAGCGCCATCAACAGGAACAATCGGTCCGCGCGGCCCAAAAGCCCGGCGTAGTTGCGGCCGACGCCCACGGCCTGGGCTTGCGTGCCCATGTAGCTCGTGAGCAGGACGCCTGCCATGGCCGCGAAGCCCCACCACCACTCGATCCAGGGGCCAAGCGCAAGGCCGAAGAAGAGAGCGACGTCGGCGTAGCGGTCGATGGCGTGGTCGAGGTAGTCGCCACGCGGGTTGGCCGCTCCGGTCCGGCGCGCAAGCTTCCCGTCGCAGGCATCAAGAAGCGCGTTCACGAACACGAGCGCCGCGGCGGCCAAGAGCAGGCTTGCCGTCGCAAGCGTGGCCGTGGCGAAGAGGGCGCCGGCGCCAACGGCCGCCGCAAAGGACAGGAGCGTGAGCGCGTTGGGGGTGAGCCCGGCGGCCGCAAACGCGCGAACGAACGGGTCGAGCAGGAAGTCGACGCGGGCGCGGTGCGCGTCTAGTACCACGACATCACCTCGTCGCTCCAGTCGCAGGCTCCAAGCGGGTGCGCGTTTAAGGCTTCCGCGGTGGGCCGACGCGCAAGCGCGTCGATCTCGGCGGCAAGCGAGGCGGCGTCGCGCCCGGTCGTGTCGAACTCCGCGCAGAGAAGCTCGCGCGTCCGCAGCTCTGCGACCTCCGCGGTGATGACGTCGAGCGCCTCGGCTTCCGCGTTCTCCGCGGCCTTTTCCGGCGGCCAGCCGCGCGCGGCCAGGCGGCGGCGAAGCTCGGAGGGCGCGCAGCGAAGGACGACGACGAAGTCGAGCGGAACGAGGTGGTGGGCGAGGTGGCCCTCCACGACGAGGTCGGCGTGCGCGCTTCGCAACGTGCGCTCGAGGGCCCGGGCGAGCGCCCTCTCGTCGACCTCGAGGCTGTCGCGCTGCGGGTCGCGTCCCAAGACGACGCCGGGCTCGCGCGAGCCGGGCCCGCGGATCCACGCGTTGAGGTCGAGGACCTGCCAGCCATGCGCGCCCAGCGCGCGGGCCACCGCGCTCTTTCCGGTGCCCGGCACGCCCGTCAAGGCAAGGATCATGCGCCCTTCACGGAGGCGACATGGGCTTGCGCTCGGCGGTGGGCGGTGCGGCGGCCGTCGCAAGCTTGTGGCGTTCGCGGGCGCGAGCCAGGGCCGCTTCGACAAGGCCGAGGAACAGCGGGGCGGGCTTCTCGGGGCGGCTCTTGAACTCGGGGTGGAACTGGGAGCCGATGAAGTACGGGTGGTCGGGGATCTCGGCGATCTCCATGAGGCGCCCGGCCGGGTCCTTCCCGGAGAACACGAGCCCGCCCTTGGCAAGGCGCGCGTGGTAGTCCGGGTTCACCTCGTAGCGGTGGCGGTGGCGCTCCTGGACCTCCTCGACCCCGTACAGGCGGGCCGCAAGCGTTCCGCGGTCGATGCGGACGGGGCTTGCGCCAAGGCGCATGGTGCCGCCGAGGTTGCTCACCTGCTTCTGCTCGGGGAGGATGTCGATGATCGGGTGCGGCGTCTTGGGCGAAAGCTCGGTCGAATTGGCGCCCTCGAGGCCCAGCACGTGCCGCGCGTACTCCACGACGGCGAGCTGGAAGCCAAAACAGATCCCAAGGTACGGGGTCTTGCGCTCGCGCGCGTACTGGACGGCGCGGATCTTCCCCTCGCTTCCGCGCGAACCGAACCCGCCGGGAACGAGCACGCCGTCCACGGGACCGATCACGTCCTGCGGCATCGCGGAGCCTTCGAGCGCCTCGCTCTCGACCCACTTGATGCGCACCTTCGTCGACAGCTGCGCGCCGGCGTGCAGGAGCGCCTCCTTGATGGAGAGGTAGCTGTCCTCGAGGTGCGTGTACTTTCCCACGACGGCGATCGTCACCTCGTGGCTTGGGTTCACGACGCGGTCGACGAATCGCTTCCACTCGGTGAGATCCATCGGGTGCGCGGACAGCTTGAGGCGCTTCACGAGCCACTCGTCCACGTTTTGGGCGGCCAGGAGGAGCGGCACCTCGTAGATGGTCCGTGCGTCGGGCGCCGAGATGACCGCCTCGGGGCTCACGTCGCAGAAGAGCGCGATCTTCTGCTTCGTCTTGTCGTCGAGGGGCTCGCTTGCGCGGCACACGATCATGTCCGGGTCGATGCCGATGGCGCGAAGCTCCTTCACGCTGTGCTGCGTTGGCTTCGTCTTCTGCTCGCCCACGGCCCCCATGACGGGCACAAGCGTCGTGTGGACGAAGGCGACGTTCTCGGTTCCGGCTTCCAGGCGCAGCTGGCGGAGCGCTTCGAGGAACGGCGCGCTCTCGATGTCGCCCACGGTGCCGCCCACCTCGATGAGCGCCACGTCCGCCTGCGACTTGCGAGCCGCCGACTTCACGCGGTCGCGGATCTCGTTCGTGACGTGGGGCACGATCTGGACGGTCTTGCCAAGGTAATCGCCGCGCCGCTCCTTCTCGATCACGCTGCGGTAGACGATCCCCGTGGTCACGTTGTGCTCGCGGCCGACGTTGGTGAAGAGGAAGCGCTCGTAGTTGCCAAGGTCGAGGTCGACCTCGCCCCCGTCCTCGAGCACGAACACCTCGCCGTGCTCGAAGGGATTCATGGTGCCCGCGTCGACGTTCACGTACGGGTCGATCTTGACGGCGGTCACGCGAAGGCCGCGGGCCTTGAGGAGCCGGCCGATCGAGCTCGTGGTGATTCCCTTGCCAAGGCCGGACAGCACGCCGCCCGTGACCACGATGTACTTCATGGACTCACGGGGGCCGACGATGCGGCGGATGCGTATATTAGCCTTTGGAGACGAGCGGGCCTTCGCCGGGATGGGGCAAGGCCGCGCCGGGCGAGGGGATCCGCCGTCGGGCCGCAAACGCCCGGTACGCGGCCTCTTCCGACCCGACCCGCTTGTCGTCCCACCCGAGGAGCGCCGCCGCGCGAGCCAGCACGCGAGCAAGCGCGTCCTCGCCCTGGCAGGAGGCCGAGCCGTTCGAAAGGCGGCGCACCAGAATGTCCTGAAGGGTGAGAGCGCCCTCCTCGCGGATGGCAACGTCGACTTGCGCCAGCACGTCGGGCGCGTGCGGGCACACGGGCGCACCAAGCGCGGCCTCGCGCGCGCACGCCTCAAACAACTGCGCGGAACGCGAGCCGTAAAGCCCGATCAGGTGCTCGACGGTGGTGGGCGAAAGCCCCGCCGCCTGCCCTTGTCGGGCCAGCCGGCGCCGCACGAGGCTGGCCGCCCCGGGGAGCGGGCGGTCGCGCGTCTCGCACCAGCCCCGCGCACCCAACCGAACGCTCGCCCTGTCGACGGCGTCCTCGGCCACCTGGCGCATGGTCGTGATCTTGCCGCCGAGCACGCTCCAGAGGCCGGGGGCGCCGTCGTCGGCGTGGTCGCGGATTTCGTGCCGCCGCGACAGCTGCCCCTCGGTCTTGCCAGGCTCATCGACAAGCAGGCGCACGCCACAGGTGGCGTACCAGACCTCGTCCGAGAAGCCGAGGTAGCGCGCCGCCTCCTCCCGCAGGTACCGCGCTTCCTCCTCGTCGCAGCGGACGAGGTCGGGGGACCGGTCGTCCCGAAGGTCGGTCGTTCCGATGAGGGCGCTTCCGTCCAGCGGAATCGCGAAGAACACGCGGTCGTCGCGCGCGGCCCGCAGCAGAACCGCCTCGCGGAGGAAGTTGGGCACGACAAGATGGGATCCGCGCGAGCGGCGGTGCGGCACCCGCACGCCCGCGACGCCGGCCAGCTCGGGAAGCCACGGCCCGGCGGCGTTTGCGACAAGACGCGCGCGGATCTCGTGGCGCGCCCCCGTGAGCACGTCGCGCACGACCGCGCCGACGACGCGTTCCCCCTGGCGCAGGAACCCCTCGACGGCCGCGTGGTTGGCCACGGCGGCGCCGGCGACGGCGGCGTCGAGCGCGTTCTCGAGGCACAGCCGCTCGACGCTTGCGATGCGCGCGTCCCAGTACGTTCCGGCCGCAAGGAGGCCGTCCTTGCGCAGGGCCGGCTCGGCCGCAAGCGCCTGCTCGCGCGAGAGCCAACCGGGCCGCGGAAGACCGCCGGCGCCAAGCGCATCGTAGAGCCACAGGCCCAGCCGCAGCTTCCAGGCGGGAACGCGGGAGCCGCGGTAGACCGGGAGCAGGAACCGTTGCGGGCGCACGAGGTGCGTCGCGTTGCGGACGAGGCGTTCCCGCTCGACGAGCGCCTCCCGGACGAGACCAAAGTCCCACTGCTCGAGGTACCGCAGGCCCCCGTGCGCCAGGCGCGTGCTGCGGGAGCTCGTGCCGTACCCCCAGTCCTCCTTCTCGACGAGGGCGACGGAGTACCCCCGCAGCGCGGCGTCTCGGGCGATGGCGGTGCCAAGGATTCCGCCGCCGATCACGAGGAGATCGTGGCGGCGGGCGGCCATGGCGGCAAGGTCGCGCTGCACGCGGGTGGAATCGCGGCGCCGCGAAATACCCTTCGCCCAGCCTACGCCGTCGCGGGAACCCGCACGTCGACGAGCACGCGCTCCACGCTTGCCGCAAGCGCCTGGTCGTCCAGCAGGACGTACGACGCCTCGGGCCCGTCCCCGACGGCTCCCGGTTGCAGCAGGAGCCCGGTCGACGATCGCGCGACGGATGGCGTGTGCAGATGTCCGAGGACGAGCACGTCGGCCGCGAGCACGCCGCGGGGGCCGTGGCCGTGCGCGAGCGCGAACGTGCGGCCGGCCCGGGCAAAGCGAGT
It contains:
- a CDS encoding CDP-alcohol phosphatidyltransferase family protein, translated to MVLDAHRARVDFLLDPFVRAFAAAGLTPNALTLLSFAAAVGAGALFATATLATASLLLAAAALVFVNALLDACDGKLARRTGAANPRGDYLDHAIDRYADVALFFGLALGPWIEWWWGFAAMAGVLLTSYMGTQAQAVGVGRNYAGLLGRADRLFLLMALPVAQWALSGTAFATVADRSVLGWGIVAIAILSNATALQRFAQGWRELGRRR
- a CDS encoding AAA family ATPase; the encoded protein is MILALTGVPGTGKSAVARALGAHGWQVLDLNAWIRGPGSREPGVVLGRDPQRDSLEVDERALARALERTLRSAHADLVVEGHLAHHLVPLDFVVVLRCAPSELRRRLAARGWPPEKAAENAEAEALDVITAEVAELRTRELLCAEFDTTGRDAASLAAEIDALARRPTAEALNAHPLGACDWSDEVMSWY
- the pyrG gene encoding CTP synthase (glutamine hydrolyzing), which encodes MKYIVVTGGVLSGLGKGITTSSIGRLLKARGLRVTAVKIDPYVNVDAGTMNPFEHGEVFVLEDGGEVDLDLGNYERFLFTNVGREHNVTTGIVYRSVIEKERRGDYLGKTVQIVPHVTNEIRDRVKSAARKSQADVALIEVGGTVGDIESAPFLEALRQLRLEAGTENVAFVHTTLVPVMGAVGEQKTKPTQHSVKELRAIGIDPDMIVCRASEPLDDKTKQKIALFCDVSPEAVISAPDARTIYEVPLLLAAQNVDEWLVKRLKLSAHPMDLTEWKRFVDRVVNPSHEVTIAVVGKYTHLEDSYLSIKEALLHAGAQLSTKVRIKWVESEALEGSAMPQDVIGPVDGVLVPGGFGSRGSEGKIRAVQYARERKTPYLGICFGFQLAVVEYARHVLGLEGANSTELSPKTPHPIIDILPEQKQVSNLGGTMRLGASPVRIDRGTLAARLYGVEEVQERHRHRYEVNPDYHARLAKGGLVFSGKDPAGRLMEIAEIPDHPYFIGSQFHPEFKSRPEKPAPLFLGLVEAALARARERHKLATAAAPPTAERKPMSPP
- a CDS encoding glycerol-3-phosphate dehydrogenase/oxidase, which codes for MQRDLAAMAARRHDLLVIGGGILGTAIARDAALRGYSVALVEKEDWGYGTSSRSTRLAHGGLRYLEQWDFGLVREALVERERLVRNATHLVRPQRFLLPVYRGSRVPAWKLRLGLWLYDALGAGGLPRPGWLSREQALAAEPALRKDGLLAAGTYWDARIASVERLCLENALDAAVAGAAVANHAAVEGFLRQGERVVGAVVRDVLTGARHEIRARLVANAAGPWLPELAGVAGVRVPHRRSRGSHLVVPNFLREAVLLRAARDDRVFFAIPLDGSALIGTTDLRDDRSPDLVRCDEEEARYLREEAARYLGFSDEVWYATCGVRLLVDEPGKTEGQLSRRHEIRDHADDGAPGLWSVLGGKITTMRQVAEDAVDRASVRLGARGWCETRDRPLPGAASLVRRRLARQGQAAGLSPTTVEHLIGLYGSRSAQLFEACAREAALGAPVCPHAPDVLAQVDVAIREEGALTLQDILVRRLSNGSASCQGEDALARVLARAAALLGWDDKRVGSEEAAYRAFAARRRIPSPGAALPHPGEGPLVSKG